One genomic window of Ziziphus jujuba cultivar Dongzao chromosome 4, ASM3175591v1 includes the following:
- the LOC107416817 gene encoding protein AGENET DOMAIN (AGD)-CONTAINING P1 yields the protein MAFTRGEEVEVCSKEDGFLGSYYAATIVSRLDNGMYIVKYKDLLENDESRPLVETVFKHEVRPVPPEIVSAAAFAYLDKVDAFANDGWWVGKITAKQGSDYYVYFETTGDEIAYPVSHLRFHLDWRFGKWISSKKSLLLRSSASPSS from the coding sequence ATGGCGTTTACCAGAGGAGAAGAGGTCGAAGTCTGCAGCAAAGAGGATGGGTTTCTTGGTTCATACTACGCAGCTACCATCGTCTCCCGTCTCGATAACGGCATGTACATCGTGAAGTACAAAGATCTGTTGGAGAACGATGAATCTAGACCGTTGGTCGAGACGGTGTTCAAGCACGAGGTCAGGCCGGTGCCGCCGGAGATCGTGTCCGCCGCCGCTTTCGCATACCTTGACAAGGTGGATGCTTTCGCCAACGACGGTTGGTGGGTCGGAAAGATTACTGCCAAACAAGGGTCCGACTACTATGTCTACTTCGAAACCACAGGGGATGAGATTGCTTACCCTGTTTCTCATTTGAGGTTTCATCTTGATTGGCGCTTTGGCAAGTGGATTTCTTCCAAGAAATCTCTACTTCTCCGATCATCTGCTTCGCCTTCTTCTTGA
- the LOC107407822 gene encoding pheromone receptor transcription factor, translating into MGLGKRKIISMEKIENEQYRLVRFSKRRNGLFKKAQKLSSLTGCRIAVLVISEAGVPYTHGSPSFDDVVRDSLISTNSDSEQSSSGSDNNNDDADHSSLMNVDNIDDCKSIEEMIELKSQLEERLEMVNCRVRATEFEFVRGLFA; encoded by the coding sequence ATGGGATTGGGAAAGCGGAAGATTATTTCGATGGAGAAAATCGAGAACGAACAGTATCGGTTGGTGAGATTCTCGAAGAGGAGAAACGGACTCTTCAAAAAAGCTCAAAAGCTCTCCTCCCTTACTGGTTGCCGGATCGCCGTTTTGGTGATTTCTGAGGCCGGTGTGCCATACACCCACGGATCTCCTTCCTTTGACGACGTCGTTCGCGACTCCCTGATATCCACCAATTCCGATTCTGAACAATCCTCCTCTGGGTCGGACAACAACAATGACGATGCGGATCATAGCAGCTTGATGAATGTGGACAACATTGATGATTGTAAGAGCATCGAGGAGATGATCGAGTTAAAGAGCCAATTAGAGGAACGATTAGAGATGGTGAATTGTAGGGTTAGGGCCACCGAATTTGAGTTCGTACGCGGTCTCTTTGCTTGA
- the LOC107407821 gene encoding protein AGENET DOMAIN (AGD)-CONTAINING P1 gives MVSFRRGYQVEVCRKEKGFVVSYYAATVVCPLENNTYVVRYKDHLVNDESGPLIEKVLKDEVRPVPPEIIMITDLAYLDEVDAFDNDSWWVGKITGKHGSNYYVYFETTGDEIAYPLS, from the coding sequence ATGGTCTCGTTTCGCAGAGGATACCAGGTCGAAGTCTGCAGGAAAGAGAAAGGTTTTGTGGTATCATACTACGCTGCTACAGTGGTCTGTCCTCTCGAAAACAACACCTACGTTGTGCGGTACAAAGATCACTTGGTGAACGATGAATCTGGGCCGTTGATTGAGAAGGTGCTCAAGGACGAGGTCAGGCCGGTCCCACCAGAGATCATCATGATCACTGATCTCGCATACCTTGACGAGGTTGATGCCTTTGACAACGACAGTTGGTGGGTGGGAAAGATTACCGGCAAGCACGGCTCAAACTACTATGTCTACTTTGAAACCACCGGGGATGAGATTGCTTACCCTCTTTCTTGA
- the LOC125422165 gene encoding uncharacterized protein LOC125422165: MAFTRAMRSHSLNQPSPVAEKISGDPITSKTAQSTVTCVYTVSIAGFFRKVTVLWCKNLMNHSLSISFHSLEGEFHNSCKIDLKPWHFWSKKGYKSIEVDGNHVEVFWDVRSAKFSNCPEPCSDFYVALVCDEEVVLLLGDYKKKAYKRTKSRPALVDPILFYKKENVFAKKCFSTRARFDLERRKEHDIVVESSTSGPKDPEMWISVDGLVLIHIKNLQWKFRGNQTVMVNKQPVQVFWDVHDWLFSTPGTGHGFFIFKPGSPEGESDKEGSGNGGMDSDTGSAYYSTRSNSNGTSQDFCLFLHCWKLE; the protein is encoded by the coding sequence ATGGCTTTTACTCGTGCTATGAGATCTCATTCTCTAAACCAGCCATCACCTGTAGCAGAGAAAATTTCAGGGGATCCAATCACATCGAAAACAGCTCAGAGCACCGTAACATGCGTTTACACCGTTAGTATCGCCGGATTCTTTCGAAAGGTGACGGTCTTATGGTGTAAGAACCTCATGAATCATTCTCTAAGTATCTCCTTCCATAGCTTAGAAGGTGAGTTCCATAACTCATGCAAGATTGATCTTAAACCATGGCATTTCTGGAGCAAAAAAGGGTATAAATCCATTGAAGTTGACGGAAACCATGTAGAAGTTTTCTGGGATGTTCGTTCTGCTAAATTTTCGAATTGTCCCGAACCATGTTCCGATTTCTACGTAGCTCTTGTTTGTGATGAAGAGGTTGTTCTTTTGTTGGGAGATTACAAGAAAAAAGCTTACAAAAGAACAAAATCAAGACCGGCTCTTGTGGACCCTATTCTGttctacaaaaaagaaaacgtGTTCGCCAAGAAATGTTTTTCAACCAGAGCTAGATTCGATTTAGAAAGGAGAAAAGAGCATGACATTGTTGTTGAAAGCTCAACTTCGGGGCCTAAAGATCCCGAAATGTGGATCAGCGTAGATGGTCTTGTTCTAATTCATATCAAGAATCTTCAATGGAAGTTCAGAGGGAATCAAACTGTGATGGTGAATAAGCAACCCGTTCAAGTTTTCTGGGATGTTCATGATTGGCTTTTTAGTACTCCGGGGACTGGACACGGTTTCTTTATATTCAAACCGGGGTCGCCGGAGGGGGAGAGCGATAAGGAAGGAAGTGGAAATGGCGGTATGGATAGTGATACAGGAAGTGCTTATTATTCAACCAGAAGCAACTCTAATGGTACTTCTCAGGATTTCTGTCTTTTTCTTCATTGTTGGAAGCTTGAGtga